Proteins from a single region of Paenibacillus sp. BIHB 4019:
- a CDS encoding UDP-N-acetylglucosamine 1-carboxyvinyltransferase: protein MVQAHSRVLGTKRISEPYLLIEGGYPLSGEVSLPGAKNSALPAIVAACLSDEEVVLHNVPLELNDVAKLIKLLNDSGANVEIKGDELHCKGSAWMGGTLNAELAGKIRHSLLLLGAAAHWRSSLFLPLPGGCNIGSRKHDMHVSALQELGFAMEESELGLHLRESQPKERTVITFPYPTFGGTLNVLFASVRSNAVVELHNAARNPEVLDVIKLLNDMGANIEWLSSNSLQITGVERLHRADFTVMSDRIIASTIISAVGATKGSATIRNATTRILESEVAVWRQAGLKIEEIDNGIYVEWNRPLEAVNVTTAAYPGFHTDIQPLHTVLMMNASGTSELKETILDGRFSYCYELNKLGANIEVKDGGFLCVNGAAGQTAVIHGVDELYGTDLVATDIRGGAAVAVAALAAVGTSRITNLYQLERGYGNFTEIFTALGAQIMKVNH from the coding sequence ATGGTACAAGCTCATTCAAGAGTGCTCGGCACAAAAAGGATTTCGGAGCCTTATTTATTAATTGAGGGAGGTTATCCCCTTTCAGGTGAAGTGTCGCTTCCCGGTGCCAAAAACTCGGCGCTGCCCGCTATTGTGGCCGCCTGCCTCTCCGATGAGGAGGTCGTGCTGCATAATGTGCCGCTTGAGCTGAATGACGTAGCGAAGCTCATCAAGCTGTTGAACGACTCTGGCGCAAACGTCGAGATTAAAGGCGACGAGCTTCACTGTAAGGGCAGCGCGTGGATGGGCGGCACGCTGAATGCCGAGCTGGCGGGCAAAATCCGCCACTCCCTGCTGCTGCTTGGAGCGGCAGCGCACTGGCGCAGCTCGCTGTTCCTGCCGCTGCCGGGCGGCTGCAACATTGGCAGCCGCAAGCATGACATGCACGTAAGCGCGCTGCAGGAGCTTGGCTTTGCGATGGAGGAGAGCGAGCTCGGGCTTCACTTGCGCGAAAGCCAGCCGAAGGAGCGGACGGTCATTACGTTCCCGTATCCAACCTTTGGCGGCACGCTGAACGTTCTATTCGCTTCCGTTCGATCGAATGCGGTTGTTGAGCTGCATAACGCGGCCCGCAATCCTGAGGTGCTGGACGTCATCAAGCTGCTGAACGATATGGGGGCAAATATTGAATGGCTGTCTTCGAACAGCCTGCAAATTACAGGCGTAGAGCGGCTGCACCGCGCAGACTTTACGGTAATGAGCGACCGAATTATCGCCTCGACGATTATTTCAGCGGTCGGTGCGACGAAAGGCTCGGCAACGATTCGCAATGCAACGACCCGCATTCTGGAATCCGAAGTAGCCGTATGGCGGCAGGCGGGCCTGAAAATAGAAGAAATCGACAATGGCATTTACGTGGAATGGAATCGTCCGCTGGAAGCGGTGAACGTCACGACGGCTGCTTATCCGGGCTTCCATACCGATATTCAACCGCTGCATACCGTATTGATGATGAATGCAAGCGGAACTAGCGAGCTTAAAGAGACGATTCTCGACGGACGCTTCTCCTACTGCTACGAGCTGAACAAGCTGGGCGCAAACATCGAGGTGAAGGATGGCGGCTTCCTTTGCGTCAATGGGGCAGCGGGACAGACAGCGGTCATTCATGGCGTAGATGAGCTGTATGGCACCGATTTGGTCGCCACTGATATTCGCGGCGGAGCGGCGGTTGCGGTTGCTGCGCTGGCGGCTGTTGGGACAAGCCGGATTACGAATTTGTACCAGCTGGAGCGGGGCTACGGCAACTTCACTGAAATTTTCACAGCGCTGGGCGCGCAGATCATGAAGGTGAACCACTAG
- the murB gene encoding UDP-N-acetylmuramate dehydrogenase: MFEHIVHEANVPLSRITTMSVGGPCRYYVIPKSVEDIRFVTAICERFGWKLLIIGNGSNVLVGDEGFDGVVMHVGKGLKEYGLQGGELYAEAGVALPRLAYSMANEGIAGFDFMAGIPGSVGGGLVMNAGCIGKEIGDVVSSVTHVSDTGEVITSSAEELQFSFRRSWFLERRHIIVSARFRAEAASDPAQVMEATKRAADIRKGKFPINVKTVGSTFKSPPEGPHPGRLIEEVGLKGFVIGGAQISTVHANWIINQGSATASDVKRLIELMQTTVAKQLGILMEPEVLFV, translated from the coding sequence TTGTTCGAACATATTGTGCACGAAGCGAATGTTCCGCTAAGCCGCATTACGACGATGAGCGTTGGCGGCCCTTGCCGTTATTACGTCATTCCAAAAAGCGTGGAGGACATTCGTTTTGTAACGGCGATTTGCGAGCGTTTTGGCTGGAAGCTGCTCATTATCGGCAATGGCTCGAATGTGCTTGTGGGCGACGAGGGCTTTGACGGTGTCGTCATGCATGTCGGCAAAGGCTTGAAGGAATATGGCCTTCAAGGCGGCGAGCTGTACGCTGAAGCGGGCGTAGCGCTGCCAAGGCTGGCGTATTCCATGGCGAATGAAGGCATCGCCGGATTCGATTTTATGGCAGGCATTCCCGGCAGCGTAGGCGGGGGGCTCGTTATGAATGCTGGCTGCATCGGCAAGGAAATCGGCGATGTCGTCAGCAGCGTCACGCATGTCAGCGACACGGGCGAGGTGATTACGAGCAGCGCCGAGGAGCTGCAGTTTTCCTTCCGCCGGAGCTGGTTTCTGGAACGGCGCCACATTATTGTGAGCGCGCGTTTCCGGGCTGAGGCGGCAAGCGATCCCGCGCAGGTGATGGAAGCGACGAAGCGGGCGGCGGACATCCGCAAGGGCAAGTTCCCCATCAATGTCAAAACAGTGGGCAGCACCTTCAAAAGCCCTCCCGAAGGCCCGCATCCCGGCAGACTGATCGAAGAGGTCGGACTGAAGGGCTTTGTTATTGGCGGCGCACAGATTAGCACGGTGCACGCGAACTGGATTATTAATCAAGGCAGTGCCACAGCCAGCGACGTAAAGCGGCTCATTGAGCTGATGCAAACGACAGTAGCCAAGCAGCTCGGCATCCTTATGGAGCCAGAAGTGCTGTTCGTATAA
- a CDS encoding oligosaccharide flippase family protein: MLFQILTTIGTRLLVLFGAFIVSVLTARLLGPEGKGMITAILVIPTLVVTIADLGIRQAAAYLIGKKLFNYNDIVSTLLFMWLISSSLSVAVVMGILLLQYGGEYSWELLVICTLTVPVNLAIQYLRGIMQGKGNIGSINKVEIIKTALNFIILLILVWALGMGVLGAALTQLLMAAFTLGYSMKLLLGEVKFKFKYIHPIPQQMMRQGFSFALALFIIQLNYRVDVIILERFTNVIEVGIYSVGTNLAELIWQLPAAIGLILFSRSASSSSSQAAVERTAKLIRVIMPVLVVFGVFFWFMSPLFIRLLYGADFAESGQVIRYLLPGIIAMVLFKLIHSDLSGRGAPLFSLRVSVIALIMNVVLNFILVPKYGAVGASISSSISYMYAGVAFIIFYARRESISLSRLLILNKEDWAQIKSKIGSIGLRFMKLRSR, translated from the coding sequence ATGCTGTTTCAGATTTTAACGACGATCGGCACCCGGCTGCTTGTATTATTCGGAGCTTTTATCGTTTCGGTACTGACAGCCAGACTGTTGGGTCCCGAAGGCAAGGGGATGATAACGGCCATACTCGTCATCCCTACGCTCGTTGTGACGATCGCCGATCTTGGCATCCGGCAGGCGGCTGCTTATCTCATCGGTAAAAAATTATTTAACTATAACGATATTGTATCAACCTTATTATTCATGTGGTTAATTTCATCCTCCCTCAGCGTGGCTGTCGTTATGGGCATTTTGCTGCTTCAGTATGGAGGAGAGTACAGCTGGGAGCTGCTTGTCATTTGTACACTGACCGTGCCCGTCAATCTAGCGATTCAATATTTACGCGGCATTATGCAGGGCAAAGGCAATATTGGCAGCATTAATAAGGTGGAAATTATTAAGACGGCGCTTAATTTCATCATTTTGCTTATTCTTGTCTGGGCGCTTGGCATGGGAGTTCTCGGAGCCGCGCTGACACAGCTGCTGATGGCGGCGTTCACGCTAGGCTACTCTATGAAACTGCTGCTTGGCGAAGTGAAATTCAAGTTCAAATATATTCACCCCATTCCGCAGCAGATGATGCGGCAGGGCTTTTCCTTTGCGCTTGCGCTGTTCATAATTCAGCTTAATTACCGGGTGGACGTCATTATTTTGGAGCGGTTCACGAATGTCATCGAGGTCGGCATCTATTCAGTTGGCACGAATCTAGCAGAGCTGATCTGGCAGCTGCCAGCTGCCATTGGGCTCATTTTATTTTCACGCAGCGCAAGCTCAAGCAGCAGTCAGGCGGCGGTCGAACGGACAGCGAAGCTGATACGGGTCATTATGCCTGTGCTTGTCGTATTCGGGGTCTTCTTCTGGTTCATGTCGCCGCTGTTTATTCGCCTGCTGTACGGAGCAGATTTTGCCGAATCGGGACAGGTTATCCGCTATTTGCTCCCGGGTATTATCGCAATGGTGCTGTTCAAGCTAATCCATTCCGACCTGTCGGGCAGAGGCGCGCCGCTGTTCTCGCTGCGGGTCTCGGTTATTGCGCTCATTATGAACGTCGTGCTCAATTTCATTCTCGTTCCCAAATACGGCGCGGTAGGGGCATCGATTTCGTCCAGCATCAGCTACATGTATGCGGGCGTCGCTTTTATTATTTTTTACGCACGGCGCGAATCCATTAGCTTGTCCAGGCTTTTAATTTTGAACAAAGAGGACTGGGCGCAAATCAAAAGTAAAATCGGCTCGATCGGCCTTCGTTTCATGAAGCTGCGAAGCCGCTAA